One genomic region from Knoellia sp. p5-6-4 encodes:
- a CDS encoding thiamine-binding protein yields MDLTAEFTTEPFHGEGEPPEHVGAAAGALVEAGLAPELGPFGTSVTGGAECLLPALERAMEAAFASGATRFTLQVSPRDGC; encoded by the coding sequence ATGGACCTGACGGCCGAGTTCACGACCGAGCCGTTCCATGGCGAGGGTGAGCCCCCGGAGCACGTCGGCGCCGCGGCCGGTGCGCTCGTCGAGGCGGGGCTGGCACCCGAGCTCGGTCCGTTCGGCACCTCGGTCACCGGCGGGGCCGAGTGCCTCCTGCCGGCCCTGGAGCGGGCGATGGAGGCCGCCTTCGCCTCGGGCGCCACGCGGTTCACCCTCCAGGTGAGTCCTCGCGATGGCTGCTGA